The following are encoded in a window of Peromyscus leucopus breed LL Stock chromosome X, UCI_PerLeu_2.1, whole genome shotgun sequence genomic DNA:
- the LOC114704877 gene encoding TBC1 domain family member 20-like isoform X1, which produces MALRSSKGDGSAGSWNRGTGKADFNAKRKKKVAEIHQALNSDPTDVAALRRMAISEGGLLTDEIRCQVWPKLLNVNSNEPAPESRKDLRHMSKDYQQVLLDVRRSLRRFPPGMPDEQREGLQEELIDILLLILDRNPQLHYYQGYHDIVVTFLLVVGERLATSLVEKLSTHHLRDFMDPTMDNTKHILNYLMPIIDHVNPELHDFMQSAEVGTIFALSWLITWFGHVLSDFRHVVRLYDFFLACHPLMPIYFAAVIVLYREQEEVLDCDCDMASVHHLLSQIPQDLPYETLISRAGDLFVQFPPSELAREAAAQQEAERTAASTFKDFELASAQQRPDMVLRQRFRGLLRPEARTKDVLTKPRTNRFVKLAVMGLTVALGAAALAVVKSALEWAPKFQLQLFP; this is translated from the coding sequence ATGGCCCTCCGGTCCTCAAAGGGCGACGGCTCCGCGGGCAGCTGGAACCGCGGCACCGGGAAGGCAGACTTTAAtgccaaaaggaaaaagaaggtggCGGAAATACACCAGGCCCTGAACAGTGATCCCACCGACGTGGCCGCCCTCCGACGAATGGCTATCAGTGAAGGAGGCCTCCTGACTGATGAGATCAGGTGCCAAGTATGGCCCAAGCTCCTCAATGTCAACTCCAATGAGCCAGCGCCTGAGTCAAGGAAGGATCTTCGACACATGAGCAAGGATTACCAGCAAGTGCTGCTAGATGTCAGGCGGTCTCTTCGGCGCTTCCCTCCTGGCATGCCAGATGAGCAGAGAGAAGGGCTTCAGGAAGAACTGATCgacatcctcctcctcatcttggATCGAAACCCTCAGCTCCACTACTACCAGGGCTACCATGATATAGTGGTCACTTTTCTGCTGGTGGTGGGCGAGAGGCTGGCAACATCTCTGGTAGAAAAATTATCTACTCACCACCTCAGGGATTTCATGGATCCCACAATGGACAACACCAAGCACATCCTAAATTATCTGATGCCCATCATTGACCACGTGAACCCAGAACTCCATGACTTCATGCAGAGTGCTGAGGTGGGGACCATCTTTGCCCTCAGCTGGCTCATCACCTGGTTTGGGCACGTCCTGTCGGACTTCAGGCACGTTGTGCGGTTATACGACTTTTTCCTGGCCTGCCACCCACTCATGCCCATTTACTTTGCAGCTGTGATTGTGCTGTACCGGGAGCAGGAGGAAGTCCTGGACTGTGACTGTGACATGGCCTCTGTCCACCACCTGTTGTCCCAGATCCCTCAGGACCTGCCCTATGAGACACTCATCAGCAGAGCCGGAGACCTCTTTGTTCAGTTTCCCCCTTCAGAACTTGCAAGGGAGGCGGCTGCGCAGCAGGAGGCTGAAAGAACGGCAGCCTCTACTTTCAAAGACTTTGAGCTGGCCTCAGCGCAGCAGaggccagacatggtgctgcggCAGCGGTTTCGGGGACTTCTGCGGCCTGAGGCTCGTACGAAAGATGTCCTGACCAAACCAAGGACCAACCGCTTTGTGAAACTGGCAGTGATGGGGCTCACAGTGGCACTTGGAGCGGCGGCACTGGCAGTGGTGAAGAGTGCCCTGGAGTGGGCCCCCAAGTTCCAGCTGCAGCTGTTCCCCTAA
- the LOC114704877 gene encoding TBC1 domain family member 20-like isoform X2, protein MALRSSKGDGSAGSWNRGTGKADFNAKRKKKVAEIHQALNSDPTDVAALRRMAISEGGLLTDEIRCQVWPKLLNVNSNEPAPESRKDLRHMSKDYQQVLLDVRRSLRRFPPGMPDEQREGLQEELIDILLLILDRNPQLHYYQGYHDIVVTFLLVVGERLATSLVEKLSTHHLRDFMDPTMDNTKHILNYLMPIIDHVNPELHDFMQSAEVGTIFALSWLITWFGHVLSDFRHVVRLYDFFLACHPLMPIYFAAVIPQDLPYETLISRAGDLFVQFPPSELAREAAAQQEAERTAASTFKDFELASAQQRPDMVLRQRFRGLLRPEARTKDVLTKPRTNRFVKLAVMGLTVALGAAALAVVKSALEWAPKFQLQLFP, encoded by the exons ATGGCCCTCCGGTCCTCAAAGGGCGACGGCTCCGCGGGCAGCTGGAACCGCGGCACCGGGAAGGCAGACTTTAAtgccaaaaggaaaaagaaggtggCGGAAATACACCAGGCCCTGAACAGTGATCCCACCGACGTGGCCGCCCTCCGACGAATGGCTATCAGTGAAGGAGGCCTCCTGACTGATGAGATCAGGTGCCAAGTATGGCCCAAGCTCCTCAATGTCAACTCCAATGAGCCAGCGCCTGAGTCAAGGAAGGATCTTCGACACATGAGCAAGGATTACCAGCAAGTGCTGCTAGATGTCAGGCGGTCTCTTCGGCGCTTCCCTCCTGGCATGCCAGATGAGCAGAGAGAAGGGCTTCAGGAAGAACTGATCgacatcctcctcctcatcttggATCGAAACCCTCAGCTCCACTACTACCAGGGCTACCATGATATAGTGGTCACTTTTCTGCTGGTGGTGGGCGAGAGGCTGGCAACATCTCTGGTAGAAAAATTATCTACTCACCACCTCAGGGATTTCATGGATCCCACAATGGACAACACCAAGCACATCCTAAATTATCTGATGCCCATCATTGACCACGTGAACCCAGAACTCCATGACTTCATGCAGAGTGCTGAGGTGGGGACCATCTTTGCCCTCAGCTGGCTCATCACCTGGTTTGGGCACGTCCTGTCGGACTTCAGGCACGTTGTGCGGTTATACGACTTTTTCCTGGCCTGCCACCCACTCATGCCCATTTACTTTGCAGCTGTG ATCCCTCAGGACCTGCCCTATGAGACACTCATCAGCAGAGCCGGAGACCTCTTTGTTCAGTTTCCCCCTTCAGAACTTGCAAGGGAGGCGGCTGCGCAGCAGGAGGCTGAAAGAACGGCAGCCTCTACTTTCAAAGACTTTGAGCTGGCCTCAGCGCAGCAGaggccagacatggtgctgcggCAGCGGTTTCGGGGACTTCTGCGGCCTGAGGCTCGTACGAAAGATGTCCTGACCAAACCAAGGACCAACCGCTTTGTGAAACTGGCAGTGATGGGGCTCACAGTGGCACTTGGAGCGGCGGCACTGGCAGTGGTGAAGAGTGCCCTGGAGTGGGCCCCCAAGTTCCAGCTGCAGCTGTTCCCCTAA
- the LOC114704865 gene encoding trafficking protein particle complex subunit 13-like yields MFLSKLCVFSQSQPLDVKTKFFNSDKDDLFLEVQIINTSSSTVFIQKVSLELPEMYTEEALNTLNLDGEDESTFGTRTFLQASEGRHYLYRLRIKEEYLEKARTLSGPTKMGKLEIVWKRELGEMAMLHTVPLEREARSCRGLKLSLENVPDTVAREEPLKIAFKITNCTDKKMKLLLKTHDTTAVRWCGYSGRKLGTLMPGSSLSFTLTLLFLQLGLRGISGIRIIDATVKTKYRYDGVAKVCVVPSVAKRKS; encoded by the coding sequence ATGTTTTTAAGTAAACTGTGCGTATTTTCTCAGTCCCAACCACTGGATGTCAAAACCAAGTTTTTTAACTCAGACAAGGATGATTTATTTCTCGAAGTCCAGATTATAAACACTTCATCTTCAACTGTGTTTATACAGAAAGTTTCCTTGGAGCTACCTGAAATGTACACCGAAGAAGCATTAAATACTCTCAACCTGGATGGAGAAGATGAGAGTACATTTGGAACCAGAACATTTTTGCAGGCATCAGAAGGACGCCACTACTTATACCGCCTGCGGATCAAGGAGGAATACCTGGAGAAAGCGAGAACCCTCAGTGGACCAACGAAAATGGGGAAGTTAGAGATCGTGTGGAAACGGGAACTTGGCGAAATGGCGATGCTACACACAGTCCCACTTGAAAGAGAGGCTCGAAGTTGCAGAGGACTGAAGCTGTCTCTGGAGAATGTTCCAGACACTGTAGCCCGAGAAGAGCCTTTGAAAATTGCCTTCAAGATAACAAACTGCACtgataagaaaatgaaactgcttTTGAAGACGCATGATACAACTGCTGTTCGTTGGTGTGGATATTCAGGGCGAAAACTTGGTACGTTGATGCCAGGCTCCTCGCTTTCCTTTACCCTGACACTACTGTTCTTACAGCTAGGCCTAAGGGGGATCTCTGGCATACGGATAATAGACGCAACGGTCAAGACCAAATATCGCTACGACGGTGTTGCAAAAGTCTGCGTAGTGCCTTCCGTGGctaaaagaaaaagctaa